aaattaagattatatttgtgaatttcatattatatgcactgtggatggaattatgaaatatcttaagttgataaattgttggttGAACGGTggaatgatttgaattgtgttgatttgagattatttggaggttgggagttgagaaaattattggaagtgctttttttcaggtatttgaagaactgttttctccaaatacaaacggaactttgtcaaaatttttataaaatttgcggaaaaataaaaatagacaaaaatttttactagtttttaaactttgaataaatgattttaattcctaccaaagtgCTCACCAATTCTAAAattcaagaaaatagttttaaaatcccttgtagtgtacttaatgaattatcagtaggtgaagttcggtagttcattaggtattctacgggatcatgttatgccttacagaggagtaaggtgtgacatgttttagtggtatcagagccgctcgcgtgtcctcttgggcgatggtggggcaaacctcagcgaggacgctgagtcctgaaAGGGGGGGAGGAAGGTCCCTTAAGCAaattccacatcggcaaagcacgaagatggtcttaggttcaaaaagtaatgatatataaaatgggggaactaattcaAGAGGCGCCATTTGgtgaaatggcctggagagttggaagaactccagggttaagcgtgctcgcttgagagaaatcgtaggatgggtgacctcgtgggaagttctccattccacctatgggacagaaccgtgaggcttatggccaaagcggataattcctctagtggttggagccgatCGTTACAGGCTAGGACATGCTGAGGTTGAATGAGGCCTTTTGTGATTTGCTCCCTGATGATATGACAATCAATGTCGAGATGTTTGGTTCTTTCATGGAAGACTGTATTGGATGCGATGTGAAGTGCTGCTTTGTTATCACAATATAGTTTGACAGGAAGTAAAGTGCGTATTTGGAAAGTTTGAAGTAGATATGATAGCCATTTTAGTTCGCAAACCGTAGAAGCCATGCTTCTATATTCGGCCTCAGCGGAAGAGTGGCTCACAGTGGGTTGCTTTTTAGACTTCCATGAGACTAGTGATTGACTAAGGAAAATGCAAAAACCCGTGATGGAATGCTTGGTTTCAGTACAAGAGGCCCAATCAGCGTCGCAAAACGCTTTCAAAGTATTAAGATCATTACCTGCAGGAAAAAAAAGCCCTTTACTTAGGCAGCCTTTGAGATATCGAAGAACATGAATTGCTGCGTTCCAGTGGACCTGTCGAGGTTGTTGCATGTATTGACTAAGCTGTTGCACAGAGAAAGAGATGTCTGGTCGGGTGAGATTAAGATAAAGTAGCTTCCCGACGAGCCGTCTATATGTGTCTGGGGCAGGGAGTAGCTCACTCGTTTTGGAGGAAAGTTTCATGCCTCGCGATAGTGGTGTTTGAGCAATTCTTGCATCATTGAGGCCGAGATCAGTCAAAATGTCAAGAATATATTTACTTTGGAAAAGGTACATTCCGGCAGTAGAGCGAGCTATTTCAAGTCTTAGGAAGAATTTTGCAATATTTAGGTCCTTTATTGTAAAAGCTTTATCAAGGGATGCCTTGGTGTGGAGAATATCGTCCTCACAAGGTCCTGTAATTAATACATCATCTACGTAAACTATCAAGGCAAGAAAATGAGCTCCAGTACCTTGCGTGAACAGGCAATGGTCGTGAGAGCATTGAGTGAAACCAAACTGGATTAGTTTGGATGTAAATTCAGTATTCCACTGACGGGCAGCTTGCTTTAGCCCGTATACGGACTTCTTAAGCTTGCACACTTGTCCTGGTGTAGCCTTTGTATAACCGGGTGGGGGTAACATGTAGAGCTCCTCTTCAATGGTTCAATGGAGATAGGCATTGTTAATGTCTATTTGATGAATGGGCCAACCAAAAGCAGTGGCTATCACAAGGAAAAGTTGAACAGTGACCAACTTGGCTACAGGGCTGAAGCTGTCAGTATAGTCAATGCCTTCTAGCTGGTTAAAGCCCTTTGCAATAAGACGTGCTTTATATCGGTCCACACTACCATCTTGATTATATTTGATTCTGAAAACCCATTTAGATGCGATGGGTTTTTTATGTATGGGATGAGGAACCATGTCCCATGTTTGATTGAGCTCTAATGCATCAAGTTCTTGTTGCATGGCCTGAGTCTAGTTTGGATCTGTTTTTGCTTGCTCATATGTAATAGGTTTGTGAGCTAGTGATACTACTGCAACAAACTCAAGGTGATTGTGATCGAAACAAACATTAGAAAAGTGAAATGGGTGTTGATTATGGTTACCTGAGTCATCCTCCAGAGTAGGTGAGTTACTGTTGTTAAATGGGAAGGATGGATTAACATCAACTGTTGCCACATAGTCATTCAACCAAGCAGGTTGTATGTGTATGTGTGAGCTTCTTTTCATGATTGGAGCTGATTCTAAAGCAGTGGTATTTTCTGGTTGGGGAACATCAAGCTCATGGTCAGTGGAGGTGTTAGGTATCTCATCTTCTGATATTGGGTAAGGAGAGGGTGTTGATGCTGGTGTTTGGTGGATTGATTTGTAGGGGAATATATGCTTATGAAACTTGACATTTCTGGACATATATATGGTTTAAGTTTCTAGGTCTATGAGTTTATAGGCTTTGTAGCCCATAGCATGCCCCAGGAAAATGCTTTTGATCGCTCGTGGCTCAAACTTAGTTTTGGATGGCTTTGTGTTGGTGCCATAACATAGGCACCCGAAGGTTCTCAGTATTTGATAATGTGGTGGTTGAGAATGGAGAACTTCATATGGGCTTTTCCAATTAAGGACTGCAGTGGGCAGTCTATTGATGATGTAGGTGGCATGGAGGATGGTATGTCCCCAAAACTTCTGTGGTAAATTGGATTGGAATAGAAGGGCCCTCGCAACTTGAAGTAGATGTTTATGCTTTCTCTCAATGACTCCGTTCTATTGAGGGGTGTATGTGTAGGTCCTTTGGTGTAAGATACCATTTTGAACAAACAATTGTGCACATTCGTGGTTGATAAATTCAGTCCCGTTATCTGTTCGTATGATTTTCACAGTGCCTTCAAAGTGGTTCTTGATGAATTGTAAGAATGTTGCGATGGTGGAGGGAACTTGAAATTTATCAGCTAGTAAGTATGTCCAGGTTGACCTGCTATAGTCATCCACGATGGTGAGGAAGTAGGATCCGCCTTGCAAGGACTTGATCTTATATGGACCCCATAGATCGAGATGTAATAGTTGGAAAATAGCTGAGCTGTTGATGGTACTTTTTGGAAAAGGCAACCTTTGTTGCTTAGCCAATGGACATATATCACAAGCAAAATGATTTCCATTGAATTTTATTTTGGCAATATGAGAAAATGTAGACTCAGATGCATGCCCGAGCCTTTGATGCCACAAATAGGAGTCACTGACATGACTTGAAATTGCATTGATAGAATCTCTACAATTATTTGAAAGTTGACATAGTTCCTCAAATGTAGTGAGCACTGAGGGATGTCAAGCTTGGTTGAATGAGCTTGTGACAAGCTTATATAGTGCCTTGTCCATCCTTCTAATTGCCAATAACTTCCTAGTCTAGGGGTCTCGCATATAGCAATGATTATTAGTGAAGagaacatgaatttgtgaatctTTGGATAATTGGTGAATGGACAAGAGGTTATGTTTGAATTCAGGTATATAAATCACATTTTGTAATTTCAAATGTGGATGTAACTGCACGGTTCCTATATGGGTAATTTTTTTAGTGGAGCCATCAGGTAGTTGAACAAAATTGTGTGATTTTTGGGGCATAAGAGTGGTAAAAAGATTTCGATCACAACACATATGAGTCGTTGCATCACTATCAATAATCCATTTACTATATTTACATAAAGCAGAGGTGTGAGAACTCTTACCAGCGAAGTTAGGGAAGTCGACACAACCAGCTTCATGATCGATTTTACCTTTCAATGCTTTCATGATTTATTGCTGGATCAAGTTAGTGAAATTTGGGTTGTTCCAATCTCCAGAATGTTTGCCTTGTTCAATGGTTCATCTGCTGTACTTCCCTGAGAAGTTGTATTTGCTAGATTAGCAGATGGTGTGGTTCTTCATCCTTTATACCATTCCGGGTATCCAATGATATTAAAGCAGCTTTCCAAGAAGTGGCCGATTGTCTTACAATGCTCACAGTATTTATCCTCTTTCTTGATTCCATCCTTCCttttgttttgatttttgttGCCTTCATGGATTCTTTTGGAGCTCAATCCTTTTGCCAGCATGGCTACGGAAGATTCGATGCTGTTAAGGGAAAAAGTGTTGATCTCTCTCTATTTTTCAACTCGCAAAGCCATAGAGTAGGCTTTGTTGACAGGTGGGAATGGGTCCATGAGCAGAATTTGGTTGCGAACATGGTCATAAGATGGGTTCAATCCCATAAGGAAATGAATCAATTTTGTATTATTTTCCATCTCTGCAATTTCCTTCGAGGCTCCACATTCACAAACTGGAAATTGCTTGAGACAAGCTAGTTCATCCCAAAGCTTTTTGAGCTTAGTGAAGTAATTTATGAGAGACATATTACCTTGGCTAATAGAGCATATCTCTCTGTTGATTTGATATAtagcacccctaatttttaaatttattatttttagataaatattgatattttattttatttgaattttaggaaattatttgaaattttttcgaattttagaaatcgggttcgatttttcaaaaatataaattttgatgattttttaaaattaatttaaagactacgtggcaaaactaaaaatatatttagagtctacgcatttttctgaattttctggagtttttttgaaatttttggacctcgttttcggtctcaaggcagagtaaaaatttaaaattttgtattctgaatcgaactggCCGAATCAAACCAGACCGGATCATACtggcttctttctttttcttcctctcctgCGTGCGTTctccttcttctctctctctcccattttctctctcctcccacccCGCCACGGCCAGTGCCTCCCTGCCACCCGGCCCGGTAGCGCGCCTCCTAGCCACCTCCCTTCGCCACCGCGCACAGCAAGCAAAGGAGCACGAAGCGACTTGCTCGTCTCTTTGTCTTCTCGGCCGAAATCTGACTGATCCGGCCATCAATCGGACCGGGTTTTGTGTCTAAAtctatctactcgtcgagagctttccatagacaccatgaacaccgaaatccatcaagcggtttgtccaatttttgcccgggaagttttagccaaatttgatttttgggctagatttctcgcaaaccgtgaaccccacaagaaaaccgagagtgccagagcgctccactcgtcgagagcttcgcagcgatataaatttcaaatttttccgacaccgtttttcggtgggtcccacggaacttcatagtgtttttccgagcattaaatgagcttagaaaattccgtaaaatttatgtactaacccccgtgttgtaggcttcgtgtaggtatcttcaattcgcggaaattcgacagttgtctgtgtctgtgaatttccggccagacagactgattaccagaaaagtctccgaattagatcgaggttttggctaccccaccattgtcggacatcccgagcgcgtctccgaagtcagaatcggcataggtaaacccgaaccttacttttttgtaattttctagtgcttaaatgagattaaaaatccgtaaaatattcgtggtagctcagaaaattatgattctttttgcattagcctagtaatattgctaaggaccgcggggcaaagttttagaatttttaaagttcatttgggtagtttttgcaaaaagagtcaattataaggactaaattgaaattttacatattgtgatggatgactgtttggatgggcccaggaggggctgtgtgatgtgattgagttgtagatatatggattgtgaatatagaagtgcattttgagcccttttgcaggttgggtaggtcctagatataggggagactctgccgaattttcggcacgacttaggacgtatttgatctttttttgaagtttgtattgagtcaaatttattaaatgattgtaataaaattgtcagatgagccgggacagccttcttcctctgcccagccgccacagtgaccgctgtcaagtctgtgagtaaaatattaattttaattgtaattttgatattattatatgtttaagtatgcccatgcatcacttatatgtatgtatctatgtagttaaactctaggcacgttttatgttgcattcataactgttgaagtgccatggatgttgttgtggtaatttggagcagtgtgcgtgcgttggcgtgcgtgtgatgtggtgtggactatggataggacgggtagacacggcttgagatcttatttgggaccggtccttcgggtagacacggcttgagttcttattgggaccccgatttagttattaagtggaagtccgagctgagttcttcactggcacaggttggatttaagagagctgtataggggatcagctcccatatattatgattgatattactgggtgtgtgagtcctccaaattacctttttgatgttatgacgtgaaattattgctgttgttgcatttcactctacaggttgcattagttttatatagttatagagattatggttaaaattgatattttactctctgagtcgaatgctcactcctgttcaatatttttttcaggccacatgaggatatttttgaggttaacctgcttttctccctcgcaggtcgtctattcatgtttgtgtaattctataaacttttagaatttccgcatgtgttagaagtatttaattgattgggtctataatataaattgttattttggacctgtaaaattattatcacatgtatgtttgatggactggatgagggagctgagctcccatttatttttatgttgttatgagtatgtggagggtgagctgagctccccacttgatatatattgtgtttacaggtcgggtgagtcaaaaactccccgttgaaatgtccattttatgcccagactctgtccggttgatttcttgaaattgggcccaaatgggccttagagttgggttaaggaatagttaggcttactacgggccttgggggctttaggctggcccaggtcttagtgccggtccggcccataggttgggttgtgacgtGATATATCAAGGGACCGTTGCTTTCACCAAATCTCTGGGCAAGCTCATCCCATAAATCCTTGGTAGACGATGCATATAGAAAAGCTTCTACTATTTCTTTTGACATAGAACTTGGTATCCAAGAGATGATCATGCTGTCGACCTTGAGCCATTTCTCAGAATCTGGAGAGGTATCTGCTGGCTTTTTGCATGTGCCATGGATGAACCCAAGTTTATCTTTGGCCCTTAATGCTATCAACATGGATCGACTACAAGCGAGGTAATTATCGCCAGTGAGAGGGACGTTGACCAGTGACATGCCTGGGTGATCAGAATTTGATAAGGTGAACTGGTCATGTTCTGTTTCTTTCTTTGATGTTTTAGCCATGGTGGAGTAATAACAGGTACAGAAATGTTAGGTGTATTTGAACGATGAACTGATGTTGTCGAGGTGGGATCTTTACTGCTCTAATACCATGAACAAAAtggtttctcttttttttttttatataattatttgctGTACAAAGTATATATTTATATACATAGAAAAATGATACAGGTAAATCTACAGATTCCTTAATATTCTTGATTTGATATGATGATCCTTGATTTGCTTCTACAGATTACTTAATACCCTTGATTTGATATGATGATCCTTGATTTGCTCCATGAATTTCTTTAACTTCATGATTAGATCTGGCTATTGATGTTATCACTTAACCATGGTTTTCACATTGTCAAAATCCTAAGACATAATTCTTCTACTCTTCATTTGCACAACACACTCGGCAAAAACAAGAGCAAAAATTCAGGATCATTATAAGACCTGCCTAAATCTGATGAACCCCACATCTAAAATAAATTTGGGTGCCTTCAAAGTTCCTGCTTTCTCTTGTTCTAATTCCTTAGGAATGGAAAGTTGAACTCACTCCGGCTTTCAGTTTCTCAGGTTCCAACCTCTACCCATTTAATAGCTACTTGAATATTTGACCATGATATTTTATTATCTTAATACGTTTACATAAACCAAATTAACCAAATAAAACTACAAAATTAAAGATCAATTTCATCATAAACACAATGTCAAATTCGCATTAAGTTCTGACAAAGGACGATGTTACCACTGATGTAGTTAGAGAAATACTCAAATTAGGTTCTGAATTTGCTGGCACCCATTGAGCAGAAAGGTAACTACGTGTGGAACCGTTGATGCATCAAAAACATATTTTGCAATTAAATACAGAAGAGCTAAAAGGTATATGAGCACAATTGTATAATCTTATAAATTCATAACTAAAGATAACTCTGATAatgtattaaatttaaaaagagtCTTATTacacattaaaataattaattaatttaatattataattcaactatttatatatatatatattatattcttTTAATGTGAGACTTTTaggttaatttatttttaaataaatggtaaaattgttttaaaaatattattataaaaataagagTTTCCATCTAAAgtactaatttttaaaataattcattttgattaagattcaaacttaaatttttatatatttaaaaaatttccaTCCTAAgtcattaaatttaatataataattattgtaaaattaattaaaataaatgtgAGAAATAAAACCAATGGGGAGGAAGAGGACAACGAACCAAGCATTAGGGTGACAATGTCTTTCTTTTACGAGATATGGGATTGGAGTGGACACTCATCCTCAATGTTACAACTTTAAAAAACAAGTCCGGAAATTTGGGAACAAAATTTGTCCCTTTTTATTCACAAGGTATAATTGTGATTGGtatcttttataattaattttaattaaaatttaaacgtaatttttatttttttagatacaattgtaatattattaaattaaaattatataataattttttttatagaaatattGGGCAGACAAAATGGGCGGGAAATGAATAaatgtggaattttttttttggtcaaacCTACCTCTGTTATATTACAACAGGAAAACAGCAAAGCAGGTCTCCTTGTTCAGACTGAGGAGGGACCAGCGCAGAAGAATCGCCACGTGTACAACAACATTCAAGGCTGCAAAAAATATCCGTCTCATTTTCAAATTCTGAGAGCAGAATAATCActccattttattttctttctttttttgaattttttaatttgtacCTTCAACTACTGTGTCTGCTACTCGCGTCGCGTGGCTTCATCTGGTCCTCTTCTTTTTCTTCGAAATATCTCGATTCCTATTGGGTTTCTtcaaataataatataaacagaTGGGGGAGAGTTTAGTTGAGATTTTTGCAGATTTGGCTAGAGAGAAGATTGTAGGCAGGTGAGTTgtgggttatttttatttttcattcgaTGCAGAGAAAAGGGTAGGGAAGAGTTTTTGTAGACATTTTAGGAATCTAGGTGTAGGAAAACAGGTTCTTTTTCCCTGAAACTTTTGGAAATTTGTAGAAAAACAGACAGAGAAGATGAAGATTCAATGCAACGTGTGTGAGGCGGCGGAGGCGAGCGTGCTTTGCTGCGCTGACGAGGCTGCTTTGTGTTGGGCGTGCGATGAGAAGGTTCATGCAGCCAACAAGCTAGCAAGCAAGCACCAGAGAGTTCCTCTCTCTGGCGCTTCCCTTCAGATGCCTAAATGCGACATTTGTCAGGTGCTGCTCTTTCCTTCTCTCTCTATAATACCTGTTATATATTGGTGCTACTGCCTGTTTATTTTCTCTATGTGCATtatcattatttaattaaaatggtTTTCAATGTTAAGAATCATGCTTTTATGATCATACGAACAGAacaattttttttacaatttGATTCTTGATGGAATTTCATATAGTTTTGTTCTTTCCTGGTAAAAACAAGAGATATGTTTTGTACTCATCTTGTTTCCCCATCATGTTAGCTTCAAATTTCAGTCCAGTGGTTAGGATTCGGCTGATTTTGATTTCAGTGGCTCCTATTTTCTGGTAATAATATATAATCTTGCTTCTGATGATCATTTATCGCATGTTTACCCAGAAAATTTAgagtttgtgaagaaattttcctGTTATAAGCATTCTTAGTTCTTCTTGTCTTTTCTGTTTGTTGCTTTTCCAGTATTTTCAATGGTATTTCTTAATGTTGATTGTGAACTTGAATCATATCATCATTGGAGGTGGATATGGTTGGTTTGTCTATTATTCAAGTAAAGAAAGGGTTATTATTGTCTCTGTTTAACCATTGTAGAACAGTTTGGCTATTGCATGTTTGTGGTTTGGTTGTTTCAAATCTGCTCTGTGTAGAGCCTGTTGGAGATACCGCATCGAAAGCTTGACCTGCATCGAAAGCTTGACCTGATCTTCTAGGGTGAGTAGTTATTTGACTAGGCATTAGGGTCTCTGTGAACAATAGGTTTAAGTTTAGATCTTGGATGCCTCCATCATATTAACTAAGTTTTAACTCAATCTAAAATTTGATTTTGTAGTTGTCCATGCTTCAAGCCCAGCGGATCCTAGAGATATATGACTTATACTTAGGCTTTTTTAAAATCTTGAGCTTAAGGTTTGAATAACTTTTGAACTGCCAATACTTGTCCACTTTATCGTTACTAATAAAGCATGGCATAGCAGTAGAAATTGAGTTGTTTTTTCCCTGATTTTTCTTGAAGGGAGGTTTGTCTGAGTCAATACATGTATTTCTTAATATGctattttcaaatttttagtgttttTTATTTTGCATGTGATGGCATAGTATGAAATGCCGATTTTGACGGAACAATGAGGACATATTTAACAAGTGATGTTCAGTTATCGGCTTGTTATGTGCCCAAAGAGATGATGTTGCCTGATGATTTGTTTGGAACCCTATTGAGTTTATTGGCCTGTGATTTATTGAACTTTCTCTTTGTGAATTAACAAGTGATGGTGCAAATTACTCATTTGATACAGGAGACGGCTGGCTTTTTCTTTTGTCTAGAAGATCGAGCTTTGCTCTGCAGAAAATGTGATGTTGCTATTCACACTGCAAATGCCTATGTGTCTGCTCACCAGAGATTTCTTTTAACCGGAGTAAAAGTTGGTCTAGAACCTACTGACCCTGGTGCATCCTCTTCTTCGGGGAAGTCACCTTCGGGTGAAAAAACATCTGAAACAAAATCCCATTATGTTTCTAGAAGAGGAACTCCAATGCCATTGGCTAGTCCGAGCAATGAAGTTTTGCCTGCACAGGTTGTTGGACAGGAGTTTGAACCTGTTAAAGTATCATTCTCTGGTGGTTCTGCAGCTGGAGGCATCCCACAGTGGCAGATGGATGAATTTCTTGGCTTAACTGGCTTTAGTCAAAACTATAGCTACATGAATAATGGATCATCTAAGGTATGCATTTAGATATGCAATGCAGCCACTCCCTTATATTGGTATCCCCATGCCTTTAGTTTGGTCTTGTTGCTGTTTGTTGCAAATTAGTCATTTAGTTGCTTCTACGCGGCTATCTGATGAATAGTAATAGCAAACAAGTGATTCTCATTATCTCACATAATCATACGCCATGTCAGCACTAACAGATGATACTAATAGGTTGAGGGACCTTAAATCAGAGCTTGAGCCTGTAATAGTTACACTGACGTCCCCTTGCACTTGGCTACTTGACCTTGTAGCCTGTAAGACACCACTCTGTAAGGTTGGTGGATAAGCAAGTTGCTTTTGTAACCGATTCTTCATGAAATCTTTGGTTGACTAATTTTTAATGTTTGTGGAGTATGTTTACGAGACTATATGATATATTTTATTCCGTGCTTTGTTTTTTT
The Hevea brasiliensis isolate MT/VB/25A 57/8 chromosome 15, ASM3005281v1, whole genome shotgun sequence genome window above contains:
- the LOC110646925 gene encoding B-box zinc finger protein 22; translation: MKIQCNVCEAAEASVLCCADEAALCWACDEKVHAANKLASKHQRVPLSGASLQMPKCDICQETAGFFFCLEDRALLCRKCDVAIHTANAYVSAHQRFLLTGVKVGLEPTDPGASSSSGKSPSGEKTSETKSHYVSRRGTPMPLASPSNEVLPAQVVGQEFEPVKVSFSGGSAAGGIPQWQMDEFLGLTGFSQNYSYMNNGSSKADSGKRSDSDSSAILRSAEKEVDDDDECLGQVPDSSWAVPQIPSPPTASGLYWPKRVHNQSDNGEFVPDICCSTVQNHHHCRQHGSVTKRQRL